In Streptomyces pluripotens, the genomic window AACTGCGGGTGACCGCCAGGGCGTCGGGTGCGACGGCGGTCACGGCGCCGGCCGTCGCCGCGAGTGCGGCCGCCGCGGTGAGCGCGCGGCGCCGGGTGATGTCGGGCATGCGGGTCCTCCTGGAGGGTCCTGGTGGTGAGGTGGTGACTTCGCATGCCTATCGAGGGGTCGGCGAACGGGGGAAATCGCTCGGAATCAGTTGGCTACGATTCAGACAATTATGTACAACTCGTACAGAGTTGAACCAGGGTGATCTTGCCTGGGTGGCGGGTCGACTCGTTCCGGAACGGGCAATTCCTTGCTGGGGCCGCCGGGTTTGCGGCGATCCTTCCCGCGGGCCGCCTGCCTGAGTGGTATGGCTCACCGCGTCAGGGTGACGCGATCGCACGGCCTGGAGGCGCTGCTACTCTGCGGATCTGAATGCCTACGCCTGGTTACTTTCTGGGAGTGCAGTGAAGGTCGTCTGTGTCGGAGGAGGGCCCGCGGGCCTCTACCTCGCCATCCTGCTCAAACGGCAGGATCCGTCCCGCGAGATTACGGTCCATGAGCGCAACCCGGAAGGCTCCACCTACGGTTGGGGTGTCACGTACTGGCGCGGGCTCCTCGACAGGCTGCAGGCCTACGACCCGGCGTCAGCGCGTGCGATCGAGGAGGCGTCCGTCCGCTGGAGCGAAGGCGTCGCACACGTACGAGATCTGACGACACGCCATCAAGGTGACGAGGGTTTCGGAATCGGCCGCCAGCGGCTGCTCGACCTGCTCGCCGACCGCGCCCGGATCCTCGGCGTGCGCCTGGAGTACGAGAGCGAGATCACCGAACCGCCCACCGGTGCGGACCTCGTGGTCGCGGCCGACGGGGTGCACAGCACCCTGCGCACCCGCCGTGCCGGGCACTTCGGAACCGAGATCGTCCCGGGCCGCAACCACTACATCTGGCTCGGCACGACGAAGGTCTTCGACGCCTTCACCTTCGCCTTCACCGAGACCGAGCACGGCTGGATCTGGGTCTACGGCTACGGCTTCAGCGGCGAGCAGAGCACATGCGTCGTCGAGTGCTCCCCTCGGGCGTTCACCGGACTCGGCTTGGACCGGGCGAACGAGGGCGAGCAAGTGGCCCTGCTGGAGCAGCTGTTCGCGCGTGTGCTCGACGGACATCCCCTGATCTGCCGTCCCGGCACGGCCTGGCTGAATTTCCGCACCGTCACCAATCGCACCTGGCACCAGGGCAAGTTGGTGCTGCTCGGGGACGCGGCCCACACTACCCACTACTCCATCGGCGCCGGCACCACCCTCGCCCTGGAGGACGCCATGTGCCTCGCCGACTCCCTGCGCACGCACGCCGACCTGCCCGATTCCCTCGCCGACTACGAGCGCCGGCGCAAGTCCGAACTGCTGGCGGCGCAGAGCGCAGCCCGCCACAGCGCCCAGTGGTACGAGAACCTGCCCCGCTACGTCAATCTGCCCCCGCACCGGATGTTCGCTCTGCTTGGCCAACGCCACTCGCCACTGCTGCCGTACATCCCCCCACAGCTGTACTACGGCCTCGACAAGGCGGCCGGGCGGCTGGAGATGCTGCGCAGGTTCAAGCGGTGGCTCGGCCCGAGGGCCGCACGGGCCCTGCACGCCCGCTCGGTCGGGCGTCGGCGCTGACCGTCCTGGTCCCGCACTCCAGCAGCCGCCCCCTGCACGGAAGGAGCCCCGTTCCCGTGGCGGTCCCCCTCTCGTTCGATCAGAACTCGACCGGTTACGGCTTGCAACGTGCCCTATTGGCTGGCCCGTGCAGCCGACCTCGCCTATCAGGACCGTGCCGTCATCGACGAGCCGGCCACCCGCGGGGGCTTCGACCGGGTGCGGCACCACGAAACCCGCTTCGCCCCGCCCTTCCCGTTGTATGACACCCGGTCCCGCACCCTGGCCGGGGACAAAGACTCGTCACGGCTTTCCGCGGTACCGACCCCGCACAGATCAAGGACTGGCTCTGTGACGCCGGGGCCCCGGCACGGCCCGGTCCCGGCGGCAACGGCCATGTCCACGACGGCTTCGGCCACGTGCTGGACCAGGTCTACCCGGCCGTCGTCGGCACCCTCGCCGAACTGCGCACCGACGGGCAGGGCGTGTTCCTCACCGGACACGGCCTGCCCGTCGGTGCCCTCGCCATGCTGGTTGGTGCCCGGCTGTACCTGGAGAAGCCACACCTGGTGGTGGACGGCGTCTACACCTACGGTCAGCCGCGCACCTGCGACCGACTGCTCGCCGAGGCGTTCCACAACGGATTCGGCGGCCGAATGTACCGCTTCGTCAACGACGCCGACATCGTCTCCCAACTCCCGCCCGAGCCGGCCTTCACCCATGTCCGAGCGCTGCGTTACTTCGACTCCCACGGCCAGTTGCACGACTGCATGCTGATGCTGTCGGTCCTCGCCGACCGGGCCGGGCAACCGGCCGCCGAGGCCTTCGTGCCCACCTCCGACGGCATCCGCGACCATTTCATGCGCAGGTATCTCACGGTCTGCAGAAGAACCTCACGTGACCAGGGCTCCGCCTGACCGTGCGTGCCGGATACAGCCCAGTGAACGGCGTTGGTGAATGACTTCACCCGCTAGGGTGAATCGTCATTCACCCCGTTGCCGCGTCGTCCGCAGGAGCGCCGATGGACCAGACCGCCCCGATACCCCCGCCGCCCCGTACCCCGGCCACGACGCTGCCGTTGCGGGATCGGCTCACCATCCCGGTACTGGCGTCGGGCGGCATCCTCATGGCGGTCATGCAGACGGTGGTCATCCCTCTCCTGCCGGACCTTCCGCGGCTCACCGGCGCTTCGGCGGCCACCGTCTCCTGGATGGTCACCGCGACCCTGCTCTCCGGCGCCGTCCTCACTCCCGTCCTCGGCCGGGCCGGCGACATGTACGGCAAGCGTCGGGTGCTCACGGCGGCACTCGTCCTGATGACCGCCGGTTCCGTGGTGTGCGCTCTGTCCTCCGACATCGGCCTGCTCATCGCCGCCCGGGCACTGCAG contains:
- a CDS encoding FAD-dependent monooxygenase produces the protein MKVVCVGGGPAGLYLAILLKRQDPSREITVHERNPEGSTYGWGVTYWRGLLDRLQAYDPASARAIEEASVRWSEGVAHVRDLTTRHQGDEGFGIGRQRLLDLLADRARILGVRLEYESEITEPPTGADLVVAADGVHSTLRTRRAGHFGTEIVPGRNHYIWLGTTKVFDAFTFAFTETEHGWIWVYGYGFSGEQSTCVVECSPRAFTGLGLDRANEGEQVALLEQLFARVLDGHPLICRPGTAWLNFRTVTNRTWHQGKLVLLGDAAHTTHYSIGAGTTLALEDAMCLADSLRTHADLPDSLADYERRRKSELLAAQSAARHSAQWYENLPRYVNLPPHRMFALLGQRHSPLLPYIPPQLYYGLDKAAGRLEMLRRFKRWLGPRAARALHARSVGRRR